One Herpetosiphonaceae bacterium genomic window carries:
- a CDS encoding pyridoxamine 5'-phosphate oxidase family protein, whose product MKVASFAEIEAPFLERVHIMVWCSMATLDTRNRPRSRILHPIWEDSLGWIATRRHSLKARHLAHSPYVSLAYIADIAKPVYVDCYAEWDESPDAKQHVWDLFLHAPPPLGYDPAPIFKSVDHPDYGVLKLRPWRIELYNFPQENLIWQPVEA is encoded by the coding sequence ATGAAGGTAGCTAGCTTTGCCGAGATCGAGGCGCCTTTTCTCGAACGTGTCCACATCATGGTTTGGTGCAGCATGGCGACGCTCGACACGCGCAATCGGCCACGCTCTCGTATCCTCCACCCAATCTGGGAAGACTCGCTTGGCTGGATCGCAACTCGTCGCCACTCCCTTAAGGCCCGTCATCTCGCCCACAGCCCATACGTCTCGCTGGCCTATATCGCCGACATTGCCAAGCCGGTGTACGTCGATTGCTACGCTGAATGGGACGAATCACCAGACGCTAAGCAGCACGTCTGGGATCTCTTCCTGCATGCACCGCCGCCACTTGGCTATGACCCGGCTCCTATCTTTAAGAGCGTCGATCATCCCGACTATGGCGTGCTCAAGCTCAGGCCGTGGCGCATCGAGCTGTACAATTTTCCACAGGAAAACCTTATCTGGCAGCCTGTCGAGGCTTGA